Genomic segment of Candidatus Nanoarchaeia archaeon:
AATCTCCTGAAACAGTGGGGTATTTTTGAATGAAATCATCATTTGTGATATTATAAAATCGGATGTTCTCGCTCGTTTGCAGGCATTTCTCAATTTCTGTATTTGTTTTTGTATCCCAGAAATCAAATTTAATCTTCTGGAGGTTTTCATCATTATAGGTGTTGCAATTAGAATCTCTAATTCCAGTATTCTCCGTGTCAGCGCAAGCAGAGATGATCAGGAATATGGCTAATAATATTATGATTAGCTTCATTAGATGGGCTAATGATTGCTTATGTATTTAAATTTGACGTTCAGAATGTCGTTATGATCTGAGCGTGAAGCAAATTCTCGTTGGTTATATGTAGTTGAATTCATTGTAAATTTGTTAAGATGATTTAGATTTCTTAAACCATTCAATCGTCTTTTTCAAGCCATCCTCAACAGAAACATTGGGCTGCCAGTTCAGGAGCTTTTTTGCCTTGGTTATGTCTGGCTGCCTGACTCTGGGGTCGTCGGTTGGGAGGGGTTTGCGGATGATCTTTGAGGCTGAGCCGGTAAGCTCAATGACTTTCTTTGCAAAGTCAAGGATTGTCCATTCATCAGGATTTCCGATGTTGATGGGATTATTGATATTTGACATGAGGAGCTTGTAGACGCCTTCTACCTCATCTGAAACGTAACAAAAAGAGCGTGTTTGCGAGCCATCACCAAAGACCGTTAATGGCTTGTCTGCAAGTGCTTGGGTGATGAAGGCTGGGACGACTCTGCCGTCATTTGGCCGCATTCTTTCGCCAAAAGTGTTGAATATGCGGACAATCTTTGTATCCACATTATGGACGCGGTGGTATGCCATGACTATTGCTTCGGCGAAGCGCTTTGCCTCGTCGTAGCAGCCCCTCAGGCCGACAGGATTCACATTCCCCCAATAGGTTTCTGGCTGGGGTTTTACCAATGGATCTCCATAGACCTCTGATGTTGACGCAAGAAGGAAAACTGCTTTCTTTGCCTTTGCAAGGCCAAGGGCATTATGCGTGCCGAGAGACCCTACTTTCAATGTCTGGATCGGGATCTGCTGGTAATCAATAGGAGATGCTGGAGAGGCAAAATGGAGTATGTAGTCCAGATCTCCTTCAATCTCAATGTGCTTGGATACGTCATGGTCTATCAAGGAGAATTTTTTATTTTTTTTTAGGTGGGAGATGTTCTTTTCGTTTCCGGTAATAAAATTATCCATGCAGATGACTTCATGGCCTTTTTTGAGAAAATACTCGCAGAGATGGCTTCCTAAAAAGCCTGCCCCTCCTGTGATGAGTGTTCTTGGCATCTTCGTTTATGGTAGTTTATTACAGCTTCGATGAAAATCTCGTTTCACTCGGGCAGCATCAGGTTCGCCTCGCACGTATCCTTGGGGTAAGCGACATTCCCCGGATGGGACGACCCCTTTGTCGCTGGGCTGTCTTGCTTCAGAGGCTCACGGATGATGCTGCCTTCATTTTCATCGAAGCTGTTTGTTGCAGTTTAGGGTGTAAACTCCCTTCTTGCTTGCTGCAATGATTCCAGCCAGCCGATGTCAAACCATTTTTCTGTGTAGACAAAGCCGCAGAAAGGCGTCTTGCTTTTTAAAACCCACGCACAAAAATAGCCCATCTTATCTGCGTCATTGCCTTCATCAATATATCTCCTAAAGAGATCGAGCTGCTCTTTGGGGATATAGTAAATGCCTAGGGAGACATACGTGGATTTTGGCTCTTTCGGCTTTTCCTCGAAGGAGATGATCCTGTTTTCGTTGTCAATGGCTGCGTTTCCGAGCTGCCTTGCTGCCTCCTTTGACTTTATGTCATAGAGCGGATTGATTATTTTTCTGGTTTTCATGAAGAATTGATACGATGAAGCTAACGAGAAATTGAACAGGTTATCTCCGGCAATGATAATGATGTCGTCGTTCAGTTTAAGGTCCTCGATGGCTTTCTGAAGATCACCAATCTGGCCGAGGCGGTCGCTGTTTGAGTTTGTCTGGTCATTGAATAATGTGAGCTTGGCATAGGAAGAGACGGTTTTGCTCCAGGCTTCAAACATATGGAAAAACTTATTGTTTGAGATGACGATGATCTCATCGACATCTGTAAGCTCGTTCAGCTTATCGACGATGTGGGAGATTATTGCCTTTCCCCTCACTTCCAGCAATGCCTTGGGGTGGGTTAAGGTAATGGGATAGAGCCTGGTCCCATAGCCTCCGCAGGGAATCAGGGCTTTCATCCTCTCTCCTCAAAGAGCTTATTTGCTTCATTGTAAGACTCGATGTTCCCTATGTCATAGCGCTTTTCCTGCAGGAGCAGGCCATACACGGGCATCGCAGAGCAGAGCCATTGGAGGAAGTGGCCAGGGGCGTCTGGATTATGGCCTTGATAGAGATATTCGGATACGAGCTCAAGATGGTCGCGCGGAAGGATAAAGAATGCCGGGCAGGTCAGCGTTGATTTTGGGTTCTCTGGCTTCTCTTCGAAGGATATGACTTTTCCTTTCCCATCCAATACAACTGAGGAATATCTCTTTTTTATGGCATCTTTATTTTTCATGTCGCTCACTGCTATGACGGGAGCTTGTTTTTGGATAAAGAATTCAATGAGGGTATTGAATGAGAAATCAAAGATGTTGTCTCCGGGTATGACCAGGAGGTCATCATCTATACTGCCTTTATTTATTGCGTAATTGAGATCACCTACTGCGCCAAGGCGGGTTTCATTGGATGTTGTAAGATCATTGATAATGTGAATTGGGATTCTTGAATTCTGGTTTCCTTTCCAGCTTTCAAAGATAGAATAGAATCTTGCGTTGGTGATTATGCTGATTTCGTCAATATTGGTCTCCTCAATTTTTTCAATTAATCTCGTCATTATTTCCTTTCTTGCAACTGTGAGAAGAGGCTTTGGGAAGTTAACTGTAATAGGGTAGAGCCGGGTTGCATATCCTGCCGCAAGCACAATAGCGTTGATGGTATCACCTTCCAATTCCTTTGTAGTTGAAGCCCAAGGCCCTTATCTCAGAAGGCTCGTAAAGGTTCCTTGCGTCAAGGATGTTAGGCTCTGCAAGAATGGTTTTTATGGCCTGCAGGTCAAGAGCCCTGAATTCGTCCCATTCTGTCATGATGACAAGAGCATGGCAGTCCTTGATCGCTTCATAGGGGGTATTCCTGAATTCTAAGGAGGTGTGGTTGTTGAAATGGGACTTGATGTTTTCTGATGCAACTGGGTCAAATGCAGTTATTTTTGCTCCTTCGTTGAGGAGATGGCTGATGAGCACAATGCTTGGGGCTTCCCTGATGTCGTCTGTTTTTGGCTTGAAGGCAAGGCCCCAAATCGCAATTTTCTTATCTTTGAGGTCTGGAACAAGGGTCTTGAGCTTTTGGATGATTGAATGCTTCTGGCTTTCGTTCACTTCATGGACAGCATCAAGGATTTTTGACTGAATTCCGTGCTCTTTCATGGTTGCTGCCAGGGATTGGAGGTCTTTTGGAAAGCAAGACCCGCCATACCCTGCTCCTGCCTGCAGGAATCTCGGACCAATGCGGTTGTCCAAGCCCATTCCCTTGGCAACCTCCTTGATGTCTGCTCCGACTTTCTCGCAGAGATGGGAAAGCTCGTTCATGAAGGATATCCTTGTTGCGAGCATGGCATTTGAGGCGTGCTTAATGAGCTCTGCGCTTTGGATTGTGGTGAAGAGGATCGGCTTGCCTGTGCGCTCTATAGGCCTGTAGAGCTGCATCATGAGCTGTTTTGCCTTTTCTGAGTCAACACCAATGATGACCCTGTCAGGATTCATGAAATCCCTTATTGCCTGGCCTTCCCTGAGAAATTCTGGATTAGAGACAACATCAACATCTGTTTTTTGCGCTTGATTTTGCAGGATTTTTTCCTTTATTTGCCTTGCTGTGTTTACAGGAACTGTGCTTTTGTCAATGACTAATTTATATCCATTGGTGTGCTTTCCTATGGTTTCTGCTGTTGAGAAGATGTATTTCAGCTCTGCAGAGCCGTCTGCTCTTGGAGGGGTTCCGACACAGAGGAAGATGATATCTGAATCTCTGACTGCTTTCTTCTCATCTGAGGTGAAGGAGAGCCTGTTTTCCCTGATATTCCTCTCTACAAGCTCTTTTAATCCAGGCTCATATATAGGAAGGATGCCTTTTTGGAGGTTCTCAATCTTCTCTTTATCAATATCATATCCTAAGACAGTGTTCCCCAGATCGGCAAAGCAGGTTGAGATGACCAATCCTACGTAGCCTGCACCGAATACTGTGATTTTCATCGGAGTTGGGGGTATGGGGGGTTTTTTATATATGTTGGGTTTTGGTTGGGTTACCGGTGGACGGTCGCATTGAAAAATTGCTCGCTTCGCTCGGCAGCGCCAATACTCAAAAATACTTCGCATTTTTGGTCGCTCCTGCGGAGCAGTTCGCCATGCGCAAGTCAGGCAGAATAGCGACATTCTCCGAGGGAGGCGACCCTCTTGTCGCTGTGCCGCCGCTCCGTTATAATGGCTCACAAGAGGGCGCTGCATGACTTTTCAATGCGACCCGGTGGACGGAAGGTTTATAAATCGTGAACCCCCCAAAGAGTGGATTATGCGTCGTGCAAGGCTTTCTAAGGGAGTTCATCCGCTGATTGTGCTGATTGCTGGACTGATTGTGAGCATAGGCATTCTTGCTGTTATCGGGTCGTATACCTCTGAATTAAGGGCAGGAAAGGGAGCAGAGGTCAGCCATGGGTCGGATGCACAAGAGGATGAGTTGTCTGCTTGCGAGAGAAGCAGAAACTTGGAAAGGAGGATATTTGAGACAAACATTTTCCCTGAGTATAGACCTATTAGAAGACAGGTTGCGCTGATTCCAGACAACCAGGGCGATTATTGGGATATTCTTGAGAATTATGGAAGCCGCGAATGCAATCAGGAATGCCAGCAGGCTCTTCCCCACGAAGGAGTGGAAGAGCCAAGAGTATATACTCCTGCCAGAAGTAGGCTGCTCCTCAGCCAATGGGGGCTGCAAGATGAATTAGAGCCGGTCCTTGCGCTGCTTGAACAGATGCATTTGATAGAGTTTTGGGATCCGTTAAAATATGATATGGTTCGCGAGGCCGAAGACAACAAACTTTTAGTGATGCTATTTGTTTTTCGGGATACGATGGATAGGATAGATCTCCTCATTGATCGTCTTGGTGTTAGAGGGATGTATACAGCACCTCTATCAGGAGGCACTCAATCGAACGAATCCAGAGAGTATGAGGCTGTTACAGCAGAGATAGATGCTTTTGATGAGAGGATTGAACATGCGTGGAGGGATGTATGCCAGACAGGATACGGCGGCACCTATATTGATGTCGGGTTTGAGCTTCCTAAGGGTGAATGTTTAGGGGAAAATATAGCACTCCGAAGCCAGGCGAGAAAAATCGGTAGGGATTTGTTAATCTTATTGCGGGATCTCACTCAGGAAGATGCTAACCAGCGATGCCTAAGCGAGAGGCACATAGTTGAGGCAGAGGAAACCGAACAAATGCTTGAAGAGTTGGGCAGGAGATATGATTTTGTGACTTATACGTATGGCAGCGTCTCGGTTTCGGATGAAGGCAGAGTATATGAGTTTGAGTTGGTTCCAGAAACCGGTTTACTGCTTACTTGCTCCGGCCGCGATTGCCGAGAAGAAGGAATTCCAGGATATGTAAATATCTACCATTTAACTAGGTTTTTAGAACATCTGGCAGATGGAGGAGATGCTGCAGAGTATGTGTTCCCCCACCCACGTAGCCTCTCTGAACTGTTTCCAAATCAGCCCGTGCCACGGGAAATTCAGAGGATATTGGATGGGTTCGAGGACTTAGCAGGGAGGTATGACTTTGTAAGCTTAATGGACGGAATGATAAAAGATAATGGAATGGCTATTGTTTCTTATCACGGAAGGGAGTATGCGTTTGAGGTTAACCCTGACGATCCCTGGATCGAATGCCTGAACTGTATTTCAGATCGGCAACCCGTATTATTATTCTTAAGGGAGTTTGAGGATTTTGTTAGGTATGTTG
This window contains:
- a CDS encoding UDP-glucuronic acid decarboxylase family protein — its product is MPRTLITGGAGFLGSHLCEYFLKKGHEVICMDNFITGNEKNISHLKKNKKFSLIDHDVSKHIEIEGDLDYILHFASPASPIDYQQIPIQTLKVGSLGTHNALGLAKAKKAVFLLASTSEVYGDPLVKPQPETYWGNVNPVGLRGCYDEAKRFAEAIVMAYHRVHNVDTKIVRIFNTFGERMRPNDGRVVPAFITQALADKPLTVFGDGSQTRSFCYVSDEVEGVYKLLMSNINNPINIGNPDEWTILDFAKKVIELTGSASKIIRKPLPTDDPRVRQPDITKAKKLLNWQPNVSVEDGLKKTIEWFKKSKSS
- a CDS encoding nucleotidyltransferase family protein, with product MKALIPCGGYGTRLYPITLTHPKALLEVRGKAIISHIVDKLNELTDVDEIIVISNNKFFHMFEAWSKTVSSYAKLTLFNDQTNSNSDRLGQIGDLQKAIEDLKLNDDIIIIAGDNLFNFSLASSYQFFMKTRKIINPLYDIKSKEAARQLGNAAIDNENRIISFEEKPKEPKSTYVSLGIYYIPKEQLDLFRRYIDEGNDADKMGYFCAWVLKSKTPFCGFVYTEKWFDIGWLESLQQARREFTP
- a CDS encoding nucleotidyltransferase family protein, whose product is MEGDTINAIVLAAGYATRLYPITVNFPKPLLTVARKEIMTRLIEKIEETNIDEISIITNARFYSIFESWKGNQNSRIPIHIINDLTTSNETRLGAVGDLNYAINKGSIDDDLLVIPGDNIFDFSFNTLIEFFIQKQAPVIAVSDMKNKDAIKKRYSSVVLDGKGKVISFEEKPENPKSTLTCPAFFILPRDHLELVSEYLYQGHNPDAPGHFLQWLCSAMPVYGLLLQEKRYDIGNIESYNEANKLFEERG
- a CDS encoding UDP-glucose/GDP-mannose dehydrogenase family protein, whose amino-acid sequence is MKITVFGAGYVGLVISTCFADLGNTVLGYDIDKEKIENLQKGILPIYEPGLKELVERNIRENRLSFTSDEKKAVRDSDIIFLCVGTPPRADGSAELKYIFSTAETIGKHTNGYKLVIDKSTVPVNTARQIKEKILQNQAQKTDVDVVSNPEFLREGQAIRDFMNPDRVIIGVDSEKAKQLMMQLYRPIERTGKPILFTTIQSAELIKHASNAMLATRISFMNELSHLCEKVGADIKEVAKGMGLDNRIGPRFLQAGAGYGGSCFPKDLQSLAATMKEHGIQSKILDAVHEVNESQKHSIIQKLKTLVPDLKDKKIAIWGLAFKPKTDDIREAPSIVLISHLLNEGAKITAFDPVASENIKSHFNNHTSLEFRNTPYEAIKDCHALVIMTEWDEFRALDLQAIKTILAEPNILDARNLYEPSEIRALGFNYKGIGR